From the Sphingobium yanoikuyae genome, the window GGCGAACCAGCGCTCGACCAGCAGCAGCGCCGCGATCAGCAGCGCCAGCCAGGGGCGCAGGTCGGCCGGCGTTTGCGGATAGGCACGTCCGCCGGTGAGTGGCGCATAGGCGGCGGCATCGGCGCGCTGTGGTGCAACGCTCGGCGGTTGAATCAGCGCGCGCAGGCGGACGGGGAAATCCGCCTCCAGCAATTGCGGCATCTGCGCGGGCTGCAACGGGCGGGTGAAGCGCAGCAGCCGGCCCTTGCCGATCGGCATCGCCTCCACCCGCGGCCGGGCAAGATCATCCTGCCACAGAGGCGCGGGCGTCGTCCCCTGGGGCAGCAGCGCATCGGAGGCGACGATCGCCTGCCCGCCCTGCGCGATCCAGCGTTGCAGCGCTTCCGGCAAAGTGCCGGCGCTCATCCAGAACAAGATCTTGTCCGACGGCGGCAGTGCGGCGTTGAGCGGGCCGCTGTCGACATCGGCCGACTTGCCCGCCGGCTGCCAGGCAAGCGCGGCGGCATTGAGGTAACGCAGCCCCGCAGCATGGCTCGCATCGGCTCGGATCGCGATCCGCGGCACCATCACCGGCACAGGCTTGCCCGCCGACATCGCGCCGGGGACGATGCGCCAGTCGACCTTGCGCGACAGGCGCGGCCGCTCCGCATCGGCGCCCTGAATCATCTGCGGCACGATGATGGTGAGCGGCGCGTCCTGCGGCAGCTCAGCGTCGAGTTGGCGCACCAGACTGCCGATCGGGATGGCCTCGGTCATGATCGGCTTGCCCGGTTCGACGCGGGGATAGCCCGGGGCCAGCCAATGCGCCCTGCCATCGGCCAGTGCCTTGTCGTTCACCACCGCCGGATCGAGGCCGGGCGTCAGCGCCACATAAGCCTGCTTGCTCGCCGCGCCGAACAGCACCGGATGGGCGAGCCACAGCGCGACCAGCGCCAGCAGGGCGAGGCGCATGGCAAGCAGCAGCCATTCGTCGAACCGTAACCGGGACCGGGGCTTGGGCTTCTGCCGCAGCCAGCGCAGCGCAGCGAAATCGGTCGGCAACTGCTCGCTGCGCCGGGCGATATGGATCGCGAGCGGGATCAGCAGCGCCAGCAGGCCGGCCAGCGCGGCGGGGAGCAGCAAGGCGGGCGTCATGAATATTCGGCCGCGTCATGGGCGCCGAACAGGCGGCGCAGCGGCATATCGATCGGCTCGTCCAGCACATGAGTCGCGCGGCGGATGCCGACCGCATCGAGCCGGGCATGCAGTTCCGCCCGTGCCTCGCCGAAGCGGCGCAGAAATTCGGCGCGCAGCGCGGCGCCGTCGCCCAGCAGTTCCTCGCCCGTCTCCGGGTCGCGGAAGCGATAACCGCCGTCGAACGGGAAATCGCGCTCGCCGACCGTCAGCATCTCGATCACCAGAACCTCGCGCCCGGCGGCTGACAATTTCTCGACCAGCTCGATCGCGCCCGGCTCGAAACAGTCGCTGAGCAGGATCACCAGATCATGCGCGCCGATCCGTTCCCAGACCGGCCCCAATTGCGCTTCGGCGGCAAAGCCCCCTTCGGCCCGCAGCGGCAGCATGTCGAGCAGCAGCCGGTCGCGCTGGCGCAGGCCGGTGGCGGGCGGCAACAGCCGCAGCCCAGCGTCGGACAGCGCCATCCAGCCGAAACGATCGCCCTGCTGCATCGCCAGTTCGGCGATGCTGGCGGCAATCCCCTTGGCTGCATCGAGACGGCTGTAATCGGACCGGATCGCGTCCGCCTGCCCCATTGAGGCGCTGGCATCCATCATGATCCAGACCGCGACCGGGCTTTCCCGTTCAGCTTCCCGGACAAAGAATTTGTCCGACCGAGCATAGAGTTTCCAGTCGATCTGGCGCAGCTCGTCGCCCGGCTCATAGGCACGATATTGCGCAAATTCGAGGCCCGCGCCCCGGCTGTGACTATGATGCAGGCCCAACCCATGCGATCCCACCGCCCGGCGCGTGATCAGGCGCAGGCTTTTCAGCCGGCTCCGCACGTCTGGGGGGATGAAATCGGCCATGATTGCGCGTCCGGATCAGCCGAGCGGCACGGCGCGGACAAGCGCGGCGACGACATCATCGGCACTCTTGCCTTCGGCTTCGGCGGCGAAGGACAGCAGCAGGCGGTGGCGCATCACCGGCCCGGCCAGCGCAACGATATCCTCGCGCGTCGCCGCCAGACGGCCCTGGAGCAAGGCGCGCGCCTTGGCCGCCAGGATCAGCGACTGGCCGGCACGTGGCCCCGCGCCCCATTTCACATATTTGCGGATCTCGTCCGGCGCGCCCTCGCCGGGACGGCTGGCGCGCACGATCCGCGTCACCCAGCGCAGCAGATCCTCGCCGAAATGCACGTCGCGCACCAGTTTCTGCAGCGCCAGCACCTCCTCACCCTGCATCACCGCCGGCACCGCGCCCGGCTTGGCGCCGGTGGTCTGGGCGAGAATGTCATGCTCCTCCTGCTCGGTCGGATAATCGACCCGGATATGGAGGAGGAAGCGGTCGAGCTGCGCCTCGGGCAGCGGATAGGTGCCGGCCTGTTCCAGTGGATTTTGCGTCGCCAGCACGAAGAAGGGCGAAGGCAGCTTATAGGTGGTGCCGCCATAGCTGACGGTCCGCTCCTGCATCGCCTCCAGCAGCGCCGCCTGGGTCTTGGGCGGGGTGCGGTTGAGTTCGTCGGCCAGCAGCAGGTTGGTGAAGACAGGCCCTTGCTGGAAGCGGAAGCTGCGATGGCCGGTGCCATGATCCTCCTCCAGCAATTCGGTGCCGAGAATGTCGCTGGGCATAAGGTCCGGCGTGAACTGCACCCGGCGGAAGTCGAGCTTGAGCGCTTCGCCGAGCGAGCGGACCAGCAAGGTCTTGCCGAGGCCCGGCACCCCTTCGAGCAGGCAATGGCCGCCGGCAAGCAGGCCGATCAGCAACTGCTCGACCACGGCCCCCTGCCCCACGATCGCCTGGCCGATCGCCCCGCGCAATTCGCCCAGGCGCGCCAGTTTCTGCTGGATTTCCGCTTCGCTGATATCGGTCATGATAGTTCCTAGCAAATGCCGTCATCCCCGCGCAGGCGGGGATCCATCTCCGACGCTCTCCACGGGTGCGAGGTTGGGAGGTGGATTCCCGCCTTCGCGGGAATGACGTAGAAAAGGCGGCGGACGGCAGGCGTCACGATGACAGCGCGTACATCACGATATTGACCGCGAACCTGGTATTATCCTCGGCCAGGAAGCGCTTGTTGCGCCAGTCATAGTCCCACTCGCAGCCATAATCCTTGTTGCTGTAGAGAACGCCCAGGCGCCCGTTCACCTCTATCCCCTTGAGATAGTCGTGGACCAGATCGTCGCCCCAGCCGTTCAGCTCCAGCGCGGTATTGGGCGGCCCGTCAAACTTGAAGAAGCTGCGATAGACCGGGTGGGTCCTGGGCAGCGTCTTCAAGCCCTTGGGGCCGAAAATCTTGGCCATCTGCGCCTCGAACGAGCGAGCGAAGAGGCCGTCTATGTCATGGTTGCAATCATCCACCAGGACGAAGCCGCCATTGCGGACATAGCGTTCGAAATTGCGCCGCTCGGCCTCCGAAAATTCGACCAGCTTGTGCCCCGCCATGTAGCAGAAGGGCGCGGTCAGCATCTTCGGGTCCGAAAGGGCGATGACATGCTCCTTCGGATCGACCCGCAGCGTCGTATAATCGATCAGCGAGGTGATGAGGTTGGACGGCATGCGCTGGTCGACGTCCCAGTCGCCCGAGTCATAGCGCAGCCGCGTAAACCAGAAATCATAGCCTCCCGCGGCGGCAAGCGGACGGGCCAGCATCGCGCCAGCCAGACCGCCCGCCATCAACCGAAGAAACTCGCCGCGTGTCATCAAAGCTAATCGAACGCCCAATCTGCATAATCCTCCCCCATTGGGGGAGGGGGACCATTTGCGCAGCAAATGGTGGAGGGGTGTCCCGCCATCGATATGGGGTGACACCCCTCCGTCTGGCCTTCGGCCAGCCACCTCCCCTTCACAGGGGAGGATTATGGGTTGCTTCCTGCCTTACACCGCGTCCGAGAGCGAGGTGAAGGTGAAGTCGCGCAGCTTCATCGGCGGCACGACGATGTTCATCGACACTTCGTCCGGCGGCACGCGGACCGGGCGACCCAGCTCTTCGACATTGTTGAGCATGATCACCGGGCTCTCGTTGAACCGGAAATTCTTGATCGGATATTTGATCTGGCCGTTCTCGACATAGAAGGTGCCGTCGCGGGTCAGGCCGGTCAGCAGCACGGTCTGCGGATCAACCATGCGGATATACCAGGTGCGGGTGACGAGCACGCCGCGCTCGGTCGAGCGGACCAGATCGGCGGTAGTCTTGGTGCCGCCGGTCATCAGGATATTGCCCATCTGGCCGATTGCAGGCTTGCCCTGCTTGCTCGCCCAGTAACGGCTGTAATTGAGGTTGGTGACCTTGCCGTCCTTGACCATGTCGACGCGCTGGCGCGCGAGGCCATCCTCGTCCCACGGCAGGCAGGGCGCGACCGGATCCCACGGGTCGGTGTAGAAATTGACCTGCGGTCCGAACACCTGTTCGCCCAGCTTATTGCCGCCGCCCTTCTTCGACAGGAAGCTGCGGCCCTCGTCCGCCTCGCGCGCGCCGAAGAAGTAGAACATGAAGCCGATCAGGCCAGCGGCCGCCATCGGTTCCAGGATCACGGTATATTTGCCCGGCTCCAGCGCCTTCGCCTCGGACGAGGCCGATGCCTTGCGCATCGCGATCTGGATGTCGCTGTCCGCCTTGAAGCGGGTGGCCTCCTGCGTGTCGGTGCCGACCCAGCCGGAACCCCGGCCATCTTCGGTACGGACGGTGCAAGTATAATCCAGCATGGTCGAACGCTGATAGCCGAAATTGCCCTTGCTGTTGGCGATCGCGACGAAGCTCTGATTATCCTCCAGATAGCCGGCCGCGATCAGCTTCTGCGACTTGCAGGCGCTGATCGAGGTCGACGCCACCTGGGCGCGATATTCCGGCGTAATGTCGGCGGTCGACTGGGCGAAGGTCGGGCTGGCCTTGTAAGCCTGCCTGTCCACCGCCGGCATGAACTCCGGATTGTCCGGGGCCAGATTGGCCAGCGTTTCGGCCCGGCGCACCACCCGTTCCAGCGAGGCGTCGTCAAACTGGTTGATGGTGGCGGTGCCGACCTTCTTGCCAAAGGCAACCTGGACCGCCAGCTCGATATCGTCGGTCAGCCCCGCGGTCGACACGTCGTTGCGGGCAAAGCGGATATTGCCCTGGATCTTGCCGGTCAGTTGCGCGGTGCACTCGTCGGCCTTCGACAGGGCGACGACCTTGGTCAGGATGGCCTTGGCCTGCGCTTCGGTAAGGATGCTCATGTTCTTGTCTCCCTAAGCGATCAGCCGAGCGAACGCGCGGTGTTGATGACGTTGATACCGTTGAAGCGCGCGGTCGAAGACCCGTGCGACACGGCGGAGACCTGGGCCGGCTGGCCCTTGCCGTCGAAGAAGGAGCCACCCAGGCGATAGTCGCTCTGGTCGCAGACGCCGACGCAGGCATTCCAGAATTCCGGGGTGCGGATCTGGTAGGCGACATCCTCGATCTGCTGGGTGATCTTGCCGTTCTTGATCTCGTAGAAGAGCTGGCCGCCAAACTGGGCGTTGTAGCGCTGCTGGTCGATCGAGAAGCTGCCGTCGCCGATGATGTAGATGCCATCCTCGACACCTGCGATCATGTCGGCGACGCTCTGCTTGGTCTTGCCCGGTTCCAGGCTGACATTGGCCATGCGCTGGAACTGCACATTGGACCAGCTGTCGGCATAGGCGCAGCCGTCCGATTCCTTCTTGCCCTCGATATGGGCCTGGTCACGGATCGCCTGGTAACCGACCAGCTTGCCGTCGCGGATCAGATCCCACTTCTTGGTCTTCACGCCCTCGTCATCATAGGCGACGGCGCCCAGGCTGCCGGGCTGGACCTTGTCGGCGACGATGTTCACCTTGTCGCTGCCATATTGGAAATGGGCCTGCAGCTTGTCCATCGTGGCGAAGCTGGTGCCGGCATAGTTCGCCTCATAACCCAGCACGCGGTCCAGTTCGAGCGGATGGCCGACGGATTCGTGGATGGTCAGCCAGGTGTGCGACGGGTCGAGCACCAGATCATATTTGCCCGGCTTGACCGACGGCGCCTTGAGCTTGGCGCGCGCCTGCTTGGCGGCGGCGATCGCGTCTTCCTTCATGTCATAGCTGTTGCCATAGACGGTGACGCCATTGGGCAGCACGGTCTTGCCGCTGGCCGCGCCATCGAGATATTCGAAGCCCAGGCCCATCGGCGAGGACAGCCCCTCGCGCGTGCGGAACTTGCCGCTGGTCTTGTCGACCGCGGTGACCGTCATCGGCGCCCAGATGCGGTGAACGTCCTGGTCGATATAGCTGCCATCGGTGCTGGCGAAATATTTCTGCTCATTGACCAGGAACAGGATCGAATTGACGAAGTCGGCGCCCGCCTCCATCGCGGCAGCGTTCACGCCCATCAGCAGTTCGACCTTGTCCTTGATCGGCACGGCCATGCTGTTCTTGACGATCGGCGTCTTCCAGCTGACCTCGCCCGCGCCCTTGACCGGGGCGAGCTGGACCGGGGCGCTCTGCTGCGGCGCATTGGCCTTGGCGATGGCGACTGCCTGCTGCGCGGCCTTGGCAACCGCTTCCTTGCTCAGCTCGTTGGTGGCGGCAAAGCCCCAGGCGCCATTGGCCAGAACGCGGATACCGACACCGGTGGATTCGGTGTTGACGATATTCTCGACATTCTTTTCGCGGGTGATGACGAACTGGCGCAGATAGCGGCCAACGCGCACGTCGCAATAGCTGGCGCCGGCGCTCTTGGCCGCGTTCATCGCGGCGTCGGCCAGCCCCTTCTTGAAGCCGACGTCGAGCGCGCTGTTCAGATCCTCTGCTGCAATGACCTTGCCGAAAAAGGACGGCAGGACGAGCCCGCCGACACCCATGGTGCCAAAGGCCAGGAAGTCGCGTCTATGCAAGATAGCCTCCACTGGAATGCCCGCAGATCGCGGGTCTGTCTTGTCGCGAAGGCCACCCCCTTGGCACCCTCCGCGTGGATGGCGCGGATCATTGCGAGCCGGACAGATGAGGTCAAACGGCTTTTCCAAGCGACAAGGCGTGGCATGCAGGCTTTCGACCAAAGGGCAACCAGTGCCGACGAACGACATGTGCGGCGAGCCAGCGCCTGCACGCACGGCGCGACGACTATAGATTCGCTATAATTGCCAGTCAGTTAGCCATAGTCACAAGCTGACAGCAGGCTCAGGCATCGGCCCAGCGGCGCAGCAGATTATGATAGACGCCGGTCAGGCGGATCACCTGCGCATCGTCATGGCCGCGATCAAGCGCCAGTTGCTGGATCGAACTGTCGAGATCGAACAGCATCTGGCGCGCGGCATCGTCGCGGATCATCGACTGCATCCAGAAGAAGCTGGCGACGCGCCGGCCCTGCGTCACCGGTTCGACCCGATGCAGCGAGGAGGAGGGATAGAGCACCGCCTGCCCCGCCGGCAGCTTCACCTGCTGCACACCGAAATGGGTTTCGATCGTCAGCTCGCCGCCCTCATAGCTTTCCGGCTCCTCCAGGAAGACGGTGATCGACAGGTCGGACCGGACGCGGAAGCCGGTGCCGGCCTGGATGCGCACGGCATTGTCGACATGGGTGCCGAACGCCTGCCCCCCGGCATAGCTGTTGAACAGGGGCGGAAAGATCTTGAGCGGCAGCGCGGCGGCGATGAACAGGGGCGATCGACCGAGTGCATCGAGGATCATCTGCCCCGCCTGGCGGGCTTCCGGCGCGCTTTCGGGCAGTTGCAGGTTGCGCTTGGCCAGTGCCGACTGATGGCCGGAGGTGACATTGCCATCGACCCATTGCGCCGCATCAATGAGCGCGCGGATGTGGGCGACGCCGTCGGCGTCGATCAGGTCGGGAATGACGATCAGCATGAAGGATACTCCGGGGCGGGATGGCCTGGGCCTGCGGTCGCGCAAGGCGCGCCGGTGAGGCGCTGTCTATCAGGCCTTGTCGGTGCGGATGACGAAGGGGATTTCGACCACGCCCTTCACCCGCACGGCCTGACCGTCGCGGATGATCGGGCGCCAGCGCCAATGCTTGACCGCATCGCGCGCGGCATCATCCAGTCGCGCGAAGCCGCTGCTGCGGGCGATGCCGATGCTCTCGACGCCGCCATCGGTGCCGACCACCAGCGCCAGAACGACCGTGCCCTGCTCGCGCTTGCGCCGGCTGTCGATCGGATAGCGGGGCGGCTTGCCCGACACCATCTGCGCGCCGATATCGCCGGCTTGGACGACCGAAGGGGCGGCGGCAGCCATGACCGGCGCGGCAGGGGCCGGCGGCGATGGCGGGGCCGACACCGCGACCGGCGATGGCGCGGGGACCGGATCGGGCGTGGTGGCGATCTGCACCGGCGGGACCGGCGTCTGGACGATCGGCGGCGGCGCCACGACCTGCGGTTGGGATGGCGGCGGCGGAGGCGCTTCGGCGGCGGGCGGCGGCGGGGGTGGCGACAGGTTCACCACCGTCAGCTTCGCCTCTTCCGCCCGGACGACATGATTGCGCACCTGGATCAGCGCGCCGATCAGCAGCGCATGCACGACCAGGATGGCGGCAATGGCGGGCAGGTTCGGACCGCGCCGGGCGCCATAGCGTTCGGCTGGAACAGCGATGGCATGGCCGCTGGCAACGGGCATCGGACGATCGTCACCGACATCGGCGAAATCGGTCGCATAGACCTCCGCCCTGCCCTGTGCCGCCTGCAGCATTGCCCGTCCTCCGTCCGTCAGCCCCGGTCCGCGATACAGCGGACCATAATGCGAATCAATTTCATTCGCAGCGCCCTAGCCTATTTCG encodes:
- a CDS encoding energy transducer TonB, coding for MLQAAQGRAEVYATDFADVGDDRPMPVASGHAIAVPAERYGARRGPNLPAIAAILVVHALLIGALIQVRNHVVRAEEAKLTVVNLSPPPPPPAAEAPPPPPSQPQVVAPPPIVQTPVPPVQIATTPDPVPAPSPVAVSAPPSPPAPAAPVMAAAAPSVVQAGDIGAQMVSGKPPRYPIDSRRKREQGTVVLALVVGTDGGVESIGIARSSGFARLDDAARDAVKHWRWRPIIRDGQAVRVKGVVEIPFVIRTDKA
- a CDS encoding BatA domain-containing protein, with the protein product MTPALLLPAALAGLLALLIPLAIHIARRSEQLPTDFAALRWLRQKPKPRSRLRFDEWLLLAMRLALLALVALWLAHPVLFGAASKQAYVALTPGLDPAVVNDKALADGRAHWLAPGYPRVEPGKPIMTEAIPIGSLVRQLDAELPQDAPLTIIVPQMIQGADAERPRLSRKVDWRIVPGAMSAGKPVPVMVPRIAIRADASHAAGLRYLNAAALAWQPAGKSADVDSGPLNAALPPSDKILFWMSAGTLPEALQRWIAQGGQAIVASDALLPQGTTPAPLWQDDLARPRVEAMPIGKGRLLRFTRPLQPAQMPQLLEADFPVRLRALIQPPSVAPQRADAAAYAPLTGGRAYPQTPADLRPWLALLIAALLLVERWFATGRKRAIAP
- a CDS encoding DUF4159 domain-containing protein, which produces MTRGEFLRLMAGGLAGAMLARPLAAAGGYDFWFTRLRYDSGDWDVDQRMPSNLITSLIDYTTLRVDPKEHVIALSDPKMLTAPFCYMAGHKLVEFSEAERRNFERYVRNGGFVLVDDCNHDIDGLFARSFEAQMAKIFGPKGLKTLPRTHPVYRSFFKFDGPPNTALELNGWGDDLVHDYLKGIEVNGRLGVLYSNKDYGCEWDYDWRNKRFLAEDNTRFAVNIVMYALSS
- a CDS encoding TldD/PmbA family protein, which gives rise to MHRRDFLAFGTMGVGGLVLPSFFGKVIAAEDLNSALDVGFKKGLADAAMNAAKSAGASYCDVRVGRYLRQFVITREKNVENIVNTESTGVGIRVLANGAWGFAATNELSKEAVAKAAQQAVAIAKANAPQQSAPVQLAPVKGAGEVSWKTPIVKNSMAVPIKDKVELLMGVNAAAMEAGADFVNSILFLVNEQKYFASTDGSYIDQDVHRIWAPMTVTAVDKTSGKFRTREGLSSPMGLGFEYLDGAASGKTVLPNGVTVYGNSYDMKEDAIAAAKQARAKLKAPSVKPGKYDLVLDPSHTWLTIHESVGHPLELDRVLGYEANYAGTSFATMDKLQAHFQYGSDKVNIVADKVQPGSLGAVAYDDEGVKTKKWDLIRDGKLVGYQAIRDQAHIEGKKESDGCAYADSWSNVQFQRMANVSLEPGKTKQSVADMIAGVEDGIYIIGDGSFSIDQQRYNAQFGGQLFYEIKNGKITQQIEDVAYQIRTPEFWNACVGVCDQSDYRLGGSFFDGKGQPAQVSAVSHGSSTARFNGINVINTARSLG
- a CDS encoding Fe2+-dependent dioxygenase, which codes for MLIVIPDLIDADGVAHIRALIDAAQWVDGNVTSGHQSALAKRNLQLPESAPEARQAGQMILDALGRSPLFIAAALPLKIFPPLFNSYAGGQAFGTHVDNAVRIQAGTGFRVRSDLSITVFLEEPESYEGGELTIETHFGVQQVKLPAGQAVLYPSSSLHRVEPVTQGRRVASFFWMQSMIRDDAARQMLFDLDSSIQQLALDRGHDDAQVIRLTGVYHNLLRRWADA
- a CDS encoding AAA family ATPase, which translates into the protein MTDISEAEIQQKLARLGELRGAIGQAIVGQGAVVEQLLIGLLAGGHCLLEGVPGLGKTLLVRSLGEALKLDFRRVQFTPDLMPSDILGTELLEEDHGTGHRSFRFQQGPVFTNLLLADELNRTPPKTQAALLEAMQERTVSYGGTTYKLPSPFFVLATQNPLEQAGTYPLPEAQLDRFLLHIRVDYPTEQEEHDILAQTTGAKPGAVPAVMQGEEVLALQKLVRDVHFGEDLLRWVTRIVRASRPGEGAPDEIRKYVKWGAGPRAGQSLILAAKARALLQGRLAATREDIVALAGPVMRHRLLLSFAAEAEGKSADDVVAALVRAVPLG
- a CDS encoding TldD/PmbA family protein, which translates into the protein MSILTEAQAKAILTKVVALSKADECTAQLTGKIQGNIRFARNDVSTAGLTDDIELAVQVAFGKKVGTATINQFDDASLERVVRRAETLANLAPDNPEFMPAVDRQAYKASPTFAQSTADITPEYRAQVASTSISACKSQKLIAAGYLEDNQSFVAIANSKGNFGYQRSTMLDYTCTVRTEDGRGSGWVGTDTQEATRFKADSDIQIAMRKASASSEAKALEPGKYTVILEPMAAAGLIGFMFYFFGAREADEGRSFLSKKGGGNKLGEQVFGPQVNFYTDPWDPVAPCLPWDEDGLARQRVDMVKDGKVTNLNYSRYWASKQGKPAIGQMGNILMTGGTKTTADLVRSTERGVLVTRTWYIRMVDPQTVLLTGLTRDGTFYVENGQIKYPIKNFRFNESPVIMLNNVEELGRPVRVPPDEVSMNIVVPPMKLRDFTFTSLSDAV
- a CDS encoding DUF58 domain-containing protein; the protein is MADFIPPDVRSRLKSLRLITRRAVGSHGLGLHHSHSRGAGLEFAQYRAYEPGDELRQIDWKLYARSDKFFVREAERESPVAVWIMMDASASMGQADAIRSDYSRLDAAKGIAASIAELAMQQGDRFGWMALSDAGLRLLPPATGLRQRDRLLLDMLPLRAEGGFAAEAQLGPVWERIGAHDLVILLSDCFEPGAIELVEKLSAAGREVLVIEMLTVGERDFPFDGGYRFRDPETGEELLGDGAALRAEFLRRFGEARAELHARLDAVGIRRATHVLDEPIDMPLRRLFGAHDAAEYS